Proteins from one Aythya fuligula isolate bAytFul2 chromosome 11, bAytFul2.pri, whole genome shotgun sequence genomic window:
- the LOC116493503 gene encoding LOW QUALITY PROTEIN: zona pellucida sperm-binding protein 3-like (The sequence of the model RefSeq protein was modified relative to this genomic sequence to represent the inferred CDS: deleted 2 bases in 1 codon) codes for MRLGSSLGFALFCWLLGEVAAYNPWGFLRGEAELWGAPAVGQPPNFSPWAWVDVSQLQAAAPLHPVAVQCQEAQVVLTVHRDLFGTGRLVRAGDLTLGTAACPPTAQNAAENVVTFVAGLHECGSTLRVTPDALIYSTTLNYSPVHAGNPVIVRTSPAVVPIECHYPRRTNVSSSAIKPTWAPFHSTVASEQKLLFSLRLMSDDWSAERASAVFQLGEVLHFQAGVDAENHAPLRLFVDSCVATPAPERGSSPQYAFIDFSGCLVDGLLDDATSAFVSPRPRPDVLQFAVDAFKFAADSSSLIYITCHLKASLADRAPDALNKACSFDKASSLWVPVEGPRDVCSCCGARRCPSGGLSRRLQAPSRWQGGRSRRDLSSQPDPVVEEEDVVLGPLLIHSWQHPTRGRMPSGAAGGHLGLAAIFGLVVLVLAALGALTAPPAQQSCLRRCQLLWPV; via the exons atgaggctggggagcagcctggggtttgctcttttctgctggctgctgggggaggtggCTGCTTACAACCCCTGGGGCTTCCTGAGAGGGGAGGCAGAGCTATGGGGGGCTCCTGCCGTGGGGCAGCCCCCTAACTTCTCCCCGTGGGCATGGGTGGATGTctcccagctccaggctgctgcccccctgcaccctgtggctgtgcagtgccaggaggcTCAGGTGGTGCTCACGGTGCACCGGGACCTCTTTGGCACTGGGCGCCTGGTCCGGGCTGGGGACCTGACCCTGGGCACGGCTGCCTGCCCACCTACAGCCCAAAATGCTGCTGAGAATGTGGTGACCTTCGTGGCTGGGCTGCACGAGTGCGGCAGCACCCTCAGG GTGACCCCCGATGCTCTAATCTACAGCACAACCTTAAATTACAGCCCAGTCCATGCAGGCAACCCCGTCATCGTCCGCACCAGCCCCGCTGTGGTTCCCATCGAGTGCCACTACCCCAG GAGGACCAACGTGAGCAGCAGTGCCATCAAGCCCACCTGGGCACCTTTCCACTCCACCGTGGCCTCGGAGCAGAAGCTGCTCTTCTCCCTGCGCCTGATGAGCG ATGACTGGAGTGCCGAGAGGGCCTCGGCCGTGTTCCAGCTGGGAGAGGTGCTGCACTTCCAAGCCGGGGTCGATGCAGAGAACCACGCGCCCCTGCGGCTCTTCGTGGACAGCTGCGTGGCCACCCCGGCCCCGGAGAGGGGCTCCTCTCCCCAGTACGCCTTCATCGACTTCAGCGG GTGCCTGGTGGATGGGCTGCTGGATGACGCCACCTCGGCTTTTGTATCCCCGCGGCCCCGTCCAGACGTGCTCCAGTTCGCAGTGGATGCGTTCAAGTTCGCAGCAGACTCCAGCAGCCTG ATCTACATCACCTGCCACCTGAAGGCCTCCCTGGCTGACCGTGCTCCTGATGCCCTGAACAAGGCTTGCTCCTTCGACAAAGCCAGCAGCCT CTGGGTGCCCGTGGAAGGCCCCCGGGACGTGTGCTCCTGCTGCGGGGCTCGGCGCTGCCCCTCGGGGGGGCTCTCCAGGAGGCTCCAGGCTCCCTCCCGCTGGCAAGGAGGACGCTCCCGGAGGGacctctcctcccagcccg ATCCTGTGGTGGAAGAAGAGGACGTCGTGCTTGGCCCCCTGCTCATCCACAGCTGGCAGCATCCCACCAGGGGCAGGATGCCCTCAGGAG ctgcaggaggtcACCTGGGGCTGGCTGCGATTTTTGGCTTGGTCGTCCTGGTCCTGGCTGCTCTGGGAGCTCTGACTGCC CCACCAGCCCAGCAATCCTGTCTGAGACGCTGTCAGCTTTTATGGCCTGTCTAA
- the LOC116493600 gene encoding zona pellucida sperm-binding protein 3, whose translation MRRGGGLALGLLCWLVAEVASYTPWDFSWGARGDPSAWSWGAESHSRAVPGSQPVTVQCQEAQLVVTVHRDLFGTGRLINAADLTLGPAACKHSSLNAAHNTVTFAAGLHECGSVVQVTPDALIYRTLINYDPSPASNPLIIRTNPAVIPIECHYPRRENVSSNAIRPTWAPFSSTLSAEERLVFSLRLMNEDWSAERPFTGFQLGDILNIQAEVSTESHVPLRLFVDSCVAALSPDGDSSPHYSIIDFNGCLVDGRLDDTSSAFITPRPQEDMLRFRIDVFRFAGDTRNLIYITCHLKVTPADQAPDPQNKACSFNKARNTWVPVEGTRDICSCCETGNCEPPALSRRLNPLERWPGRRFRRDAPEGKEIEADVVIGPVLLSADPGAIGEQREGGDGAAVAVTGAGMGLVCVAVAVALAGVAVAVGITRRGCARGSAGA comes from the exons ATGCGACGCGGCGGCGGCTTggcgctggggctgctctgctggctggtgGCCGAGGTGGCCTCCTACACGCCCTGGGACTTCTCctggggggcgcggggggacCCCTCCGCCTGGTCCTGGGGGGCCGAGTCCCACTCGCGGGCCGTGCCCGGCTCGCAGCCGGTGACGGTGCAGTGCCAGGAGGCGCAGCTGGTGGTGACGGTGCACAGGGACCTCTTCGGCACCGGGCGCCTCATCAACGCGGCCGACCTGACACTGGGCCCGGCGGCGTGCAAGCACTCCTCGCTCAACGCCGCCCACAACACCGTCACCTTCGCCGCCGGCCTCCACGAGTGCGGCAGCGTCGTGCAG GTGACGCCAGACGCCCTCATCTACCGCACGCTCATCAACTAcgaccccagccctgccagcaacCCCCTCATCATCCGCACCAACCCGGCCGTCATCCCCATCGAGTGCCACTACCCCAG GAGGGAGAACGTGAGCAGCAACGCCATCCGGCCCACCTGGGCTCCCTTCAGCTCCACCTTGTCGGCCGAGGAGAGGCTGGTGTTCTCCCTGCGCCTCATGAACG AGGACTGGAGCGCCGAGAGACCCTTCACTGGCTTCCAGCTGGGCGACATCCTCAACATCCAGGCGGAGGTCAGCACCGAGAGCCACGTGCCCCTGCGGCTCTTCGTGGACAGCTGCGTGGCCGCCCTGAGCCCCGACGGCGACTCCTCGCCCCACTACTCCATCATCGACTTCAACGG GTGCCTGGTGGACGGGAGGCTGGATGACACCAGCTCTGCCTTCATAACCCCCCGGCCGCAGGAGGACATGCTGCGGTTCAGGATCGACGTGTTCAGGTTCGCAGGGGACACCAGGAACCTG aTCTACATCACCTGCCACCTGAAGGTGACGCCGGCAGACCAAGCCCCAGACCCCCAGAACAAGGCTTGCTCCTTCAATAAAGCCAGAAACAC ctgggtgCCGGTGGAAGGCACCCGGGacatctgcagctgctgtgagaCGGGCAACTGCGAGCCCCCCGCGCTCTCCCGGAGGCTCAACCCCCTGGAGCGATGGCCCGGCCGCCGCTTCCGTCGGGATGCACCTGAGG GGAAAGAGATTGAAGCCGACGTGGTCATCGGCCCCGTGCTGCTCTCGGCGGACCCAGGAGCCATCGGAGAGCAGCGGGAGGGAGGGGACG